In Oxyura jamaicensis isolate SHBP4307 breed ruddy duck chromosome 11, BPBGC_Ojam_1.0, whole genome shotgun sequence, a genomic segment contains:
- the LPCAT2 gene encoding lysophosphatidylcholine acyltransferase 2 isoform X3, whose translation MVQTSLSCLTRTLFFVMGFQVKVKGKVASLPEAPIFVAAPHSSFFDAIVSALTGMPSIVSRAENLSTPVFGTILSSLQPVAVSRQDPDSRKNTVAEITNRALSGGQWPQILIFPEGTCTNRSCLITFKQGAFIPRVPVQPVLLRYPNKLDTVTWTWQGYSLKELFVMTICQLFTRVEVEFLPVHVPTEEEKKDPVLFANRVRQTMATALNVPVTDHTFEDCRLMISAGQLTLPMEAGLVEFTKISKKLNLKWNHVREQLDTFAAIASASKGGRIGIEEFAEYLKLPISDVLRELFQLFDRNGDGTIDFREYVIGLSILCNPANTEETIQMAFKLFDVDEDGTITENEFACIIQSALGVPELDVSNLFKEIDADETGKLSYDEFKDFALKHPEYAKLFTTYLDLQRYQLGMLEEDDIQPPEAKYTPVGNAVPVSETRPVARNKVCPADNEEDNSGTSDKKDD comes from the exons ATGGTCCAGACAAGCCTTTCATGCCTAACTCGTACCTTGTTCTTCGTAATGGGTTTCCAAGTTAAAGTAAAAGGGAAAGTGGCAAGTCTGCCGGAAGCCCCCATCTTTGTTGCAGCTCCTCATTCAAGCTTTTTTGATGCCATTGTTTCTGCCTTAACTGGAATGCCATCGATAGTATCTAGAGCAGAGAACCTTTCAACTCCAGTATTTGGCA CAATTCTAAGTTCCCTTCAGCCTGTAGCAGTTTCTCGTCAAGACCCTGATTCACGAAAGAATACAGTTGCTGAGATAACAAATCGAGCATTATCAGGAGGCCAGTGGCCACAG ATACTGATTTTCCCAGAAGGTACCTGCACAAACCGATCTTGTCTGATCACATTTAAACAAG GTGCATTCATTCCACGAGTTCctgtgcagcctgtgctgctccgATACCCCAACAAACTG GATACTGTGACCTGGACATGGCAAGGCTATTCACT AAAAGAGCTATTTGTAATGACGATCTGTCAGCTCTTCACAAGAGTAGAGGTTGAG tttttgccTGTTCATGTGCctactgaggaagaaaagaaagatccCGTTCTTTTTGCCAACAGAGTCCGACAAACCATGGCAAC tgctttgaatGTGCCAGTCACTGATCACACTTTTGAAGACTGCAGACTGATGATTTCAGCAGGACAGTTAACTTTGCCCATGGAAGCAGGGCTGGTGGAATTCACCAAAATTAGCAAGAAACTCAA CCTAAAATGGAATCACGTCAGGGAGCAGTTGGATACCTTTGCTGCTATTGCAAGTGCTTCCAAAGGGGGAAGAATTGGAATTGAGGAGTTTGCAGAGTACTTGAAGCTGCCTATTTCAGATGTCCTCAGAGAGCTGTTTCAACTCTTCGATAGG AATGGAGACGGCACCATCGACTTCAGAGAATATGTAATTGGTTTGTCTATTCTTTGTAACCCAGCCAACACAGAAGAGACTATTCAGATGGCATTTAAG ctctttgaCGTGGACGAGGATGGCACTATAACGGAAAATGAGTTTGCTTGTATCATTCAGTCAGCTCTGGGGGTGCCTGAGCTTGATGTTTCTAACCTCTTTAAAGAAATAGATGCAGATGAGACTGGAAAGCTGTCCTACG atgaattcaAAGACTTTGCACTCAAGCACCCAGAATATGCCAAGCTGTTTACTACATACTTAGACCTACAGAGATACCAGCTAGGTATGTTGGAGGAAGATGACATTCAGCCACCTGAAGCCAAATACACTCCAGTTGGAAACGCAGTCCCAGTCTCAGAAACAAGACCAGTGGCAAGAAATAAAGTCTGTCCTGCAGACAACGAAGAGGATAACTCAGGTACCTCAGACAAAAAGGATGACTGA
- the LPCAT2 gene encoding lysophosphatidylcholine acyltransferase 2 isoform X2 produces MRETVLLGIILLPLRIIFITFILLLSWLVASIATYRHHGGGSVPLKGWRRRMVQTSLSCLTRTLFFVMGFQVKVKGKVASLPEAPIFVAAPHSSFFDAIVSALTGMPSIVSRAENLSTPVFGTILSSLQPVAVSRQDPDSRKNTVAEITNRALSGGQWPQILIFPEGTCTNRSCLITFKQGAFIPRVPVQPVLLRYPNKLDTVTWTWQGYSLKELFVMTICQLFTRVEVEFLPVHVPTEEEKKDPVLFANRVRQTMATALNVPVTDHTFEDCRLMISAGQLTLPMEAGLVEFTKISKKLNLKWNHVREQLDTFAAIASASKGGRIGIEEFAEYLKLPISDVLRELFQLFDRNGDGTIDFREYVIGLSILCNPANTEETIQMAFKLFDVDEDGTITENEFACIIQSALGVPELDVSNLFKEIDADETGKLSYDEFKDFALKHPEYAKLFTTYLDLQRYQLGMLEEDDIQPPEAKYTPVGNAVPVSETRPVARNKVCPADNEEDNSGTSDKKDD; encoded by the exons ATGAGAGAG ACCGTTCTTCTGGGGATTATTTTGCTACCTCTCCGTATCATATTtattacattcattttattgCTGTCATGGCTGGTTGCATCAATTGCAACTTACCGTCACCATGGAGGAGGATCTGTGCCAttaaaaggatggagaag GAGGATGGTCCAGACAAGCCTTTCATGCCTAACTCGTACCTTGTTCTTCGTAATGGGTTTCCAAGTTAAAGTAAAAGGGAAAGTGGCAAGTCTGCCGGAAGCCCCCATCTTTGTTGCAGCTCCTCATTCAAGCTTTTTTGATGCCATTGTTTCTGCCTTAACTGGAATGCCATCGATAGTATCTAGAGCAGAGAACCTTTCAACTCCAGTATTTGGCA CAATTCTAAGTTCCCTTCAGCCTGTAGCAGTTTCTCGTCAAGACCCTGATTCACGAAAGAATACAGTTGCTGAGATAACAAATCGAGCATTATCAGGAGGCCAGTGGCCACAG ATACTGATTTTCCCAGAAGGTACCTGCACAAACCGATCTTGTCTGATCACATTTAAACAAG GTGCATTCATTCCACGAGTTCctgtgcagcctgtgctgctccgATACCCCAACAAACTG GATACTGTGACCTGGACATGGCAAGGCTATTCACT AAAAGAGCTATTTGTAATGACGATCTGTCAGCTCTTCACAAGAGTAGAGGTTGAG tttttgccTGTTCATGTGCctactgaggaagaaaagaaagatccCGTTCTTTTTGCCAACAGAGTCCGACAAACCATGGCAAC tgctttgaatGTGCCAGTCACTGATCACACTTTTGAAGACTGCAGACTGATGATTTCAGCAGGACAGTTAACTTTGCCCATGGAAGCAGGGCTGGTGGAATTCACCAAAATTAGCAAGAAACTCAA CCTAAAATGGAATCACGTCAGGGAGCAGTTGGATACCTTTGCTGCTATTGCAAGTGCTTCCAAAGGGGGAAGAATTGGAATTGAGGAGTTTGCAGAGTACTTGAAGCTGCCTATTTCAGATGTCCTCAGAGAGCTGTTTCAACTCTTCGATAGG AATGGAGACGGCACCATCGACTTCAGAGAATATGTAATTGGTTTGTCTATTCTTTGTAACCCAGCCAACACAGAAGAGACTATTCAGATGGCATTTAAG ctctttgaCGTGGACGAGGATGGCACTATAACGGAAAATGAGTTTGCTTGTATCATTCAGTCAGCTCTGGGGGTGCCTGAGCTTGATGTTTCTAACCTCTTTAAAGAAATAGATGCAGATGAGACTGGAAAGCTGTCCTACG atgaattcaAAGACTTTGCACTCAAGCACCCAGAATATGCCAAGCTGTTTACTACATACTTAGACCTACAGAGATACCAGCTAGGTATGTTGGAGGAAGATGACATTCAGCCACCTGAAGCCAAATACACTCCAGTTGGAAACGCAGTCCCAGTCTCAGAAACAAGACCAGTGGCAAGAAATAAAGTCTGTCCTGCAGACAACGAAGAGGATAACTCAGGTACCTCAGACAAAAAGGATGACTGA
- the LPCAT2 gene encoding lysophosphatidylcholine acyltransferase 2 isoform X1 encodes MRNQPPGGGGRSMAPRVLPLPRQHSFCSPVVPNPFVHPGRLSAGAKLRTVLLGIILLPLRIIFITFILLLSWLVASIATYRHHGGGSVPLKGWRRRMVQTSLSCLTRTLFFVMGFQVKVKGKVASLPEAPIFVAAPHSSFFDAIVSALTGMPSIVSRAENLSTPVFGTILSSLQPVAVSRQDPDSRKNTVAEITNRALSGGQWPQILIFPEGTCTNRSCLITFKQGAFIPRVPVQPVLLRYPNKLDTVTWTWQGYSLKELFVMTICQLFTRVEVEFLPVHVPTEEEKKDPVLFANRVRQTMATALNVPVTDHTFEDCRLMISAGQLTLPMEAGLVEFTKISKKLNLKWNHVREQLDTFAAIASASKGGRIGIEEFAEYLKLPISDVLRELFQLFDRNGDGTIDFREYVIGLSILCNPANTEETIQMAFKLFDVDEDGTITENEFACIIQSALGVPELDVSNLFKEIDADETGKLSYDEFKDFALKHPEYAKLFTTYLDLQRYQLGMLEEDDIQPPEAKYTPVGNAVPVSETRPVARNKVCPADNEEDNSGTSDKKDD; translated from the exons ATGCGCAATCAGCCGCCCGGTGGTGGCGGCCGGAGCATGGCGCCGCGGGTGCTGCCGCTGCCCAGGCAGCACTCCTTCTGCTCGCCCGTCGTCCCCAACCCCTTCGTCCACCCGGGCCGCCTGAGCGCCGGGGCCAAGCTGCGG ACCGTTCTTCTGGGGATTATTTTGCTACCTCTCCGTATCATATTtattacattcattttattgCTGTCATGGCTGGTTGCATCAATTGCAACTTACCGTCACCATGGAGGAGGATCTGTGCCAttaaaaggatggagaag GAGGATGGTCCAGACAAGCCTTTCATGCCTAACTCGTACCTTGTTCTTCGTAATGGGTTTCCAAGTTAAAGTAAAAGGGAAAGTGGCAAGTCTGCCGGAAGCCCCCATCTTTGTTGCAGCTCCTCATTCAAGCTTTTTTGATGCCATTGTTTCTGCCTTAACTGGAATGCCATCGATAGTATCTAGAGCAGAGAACCTTTCAACTCCAGTATTTGGCA CAATTCTAAGTTCCCTTCAGCCTGTAGCAGTTTCTCGTCAAGACCCTGATTCACGAAAGAATACAGTTGCTGAGATAACAAATCGAGCATTATCAGGAGGCCAGTGGCCACAG ATACTGATTTTCCCAGAAGGTACCTGCACAAACCGATCTTGTCTGATCACATTTAAACAAG GTGCATTCATTCCACGAGTTCctgtgcagcctgtgctgctccgATACCCCAACAAACTG GATACTGTGACCTGGACATGGCAAGGCTATTCACT AAAAGAGCTATTTGTAATGACGATCTGTCAGCTCTTCACAAGAGTAGAGGTTGAG tttttgccTGTTCATGTGCctactgaggaagaaaagaaagatccCGTTCTTTTTGCCAACAGAGTCCGACAAACCATGGCAAC tgctttgaatGTGCCAGTCACTGATCACACTTTTGAAGACTGCAGACTGATGATTTCAGCAGGACAGTTAACTTTGCCCATGGAAGCAGGGCTGGTGGAATTCACCAAAATTAGCAAGAAACTCAA CCTAAAATGGAATCACGTCAGGGAGCAGTTGGATACCTTTGCTGCTATTGCAAGTGCTTCCAAAGGGGGAAGAATTGGAATTGAGGAGTTTGCAGAGTACTTGAAGCTGCCTATTTCAGATGTCCTCAGAGAGCTGTTTCAACTCTTCGATAGG AATGGAGACGGCACCATCGACTTCAGAGAATATGTAATTGGTTTGTCTATTCTTTGTAACCCAGCCAACACAGAAGAGACTATTCAGATGGCATTTAAG ctctttgaCGTGGACGAGGATGGCACTATAACGGAAAATGAGTTTGCTTGTATCATTCAGTCAGCTCTGGGGGTGCCTGAGCTTGATGTTTCTAACCTCTTTAAAGAAATAGATGCAGATGAGACTGGAAAGCTGTCCTACG atgaattcaAAGACTTTGCACTCAAGCACCCAGAATATGCCAAGCTGTTTACTACATACTTAGACCTACAGAGATACCAGCTAGGTATGTTGGAGGAAGATGACATTCAGCCACCTGAAGCCAAATACACTCCAGTTGGAAACGCAGTCCCAGTCTCAGAAACAAGACCAGTGGCAAGAAATAAAGTCTGTCCTGCAGACAACGAAGAGGATAACTCAGGTACCTCAGACAAAAAGGATGACTGA
- the CAPNS2 gene encoding calpain small subunit 2, translating to MFLAKALLSGGSGSGRGGSLARGLGGLLTGGGHGGNLGGLVGGLVNLISEAAAQYNPEPPPPPHNHFTNVEAHESEEIRQFRRLFVQLAGDDMEVSATELRNILNKVLSRHQDLKTDGFSLDTCRSMVAVMDSDTNGKLGFEEFKYLWNNIKKWQCVYKQYDTNQSGTIGRAQLPEALRAAGFHLNEELCQVIVRRYASEDGSMDFNNFISCLVRLDSMFRTFKSLDQNGSGQIKITIEDWLQLTMYS from the coding sequence ATGTTCCTGGCTAAAGCTTTGCTGAGTGGCGGAAGTGGTAGTGGCCGTGGAGGAAGCCTCGCACGTGGCCTTGGGGGTCTCCTCACAGGAGGTGGACATGGAGGGAACCTTGGAGGACTTGTTGGAGGTCTTGTCAATCTCATAagtgaagcagcagctcagtaTAATCCAGAGCCACCTCCACCTCCTCACAACCATTTTACGAATGTTGAAGCTCATGAGAGCGAGGAGATTAGACAGTTCCGTCGCCTTTTTGTCCAGCTGGCTGGAGATGATATGGAAGTGTCTGCTACCGAGCTAAGGAACATCCTGAACAAAGTGCTTTCCAGACATCAAGACCTGAAGACAGATGGCTTCAGCTTAGACACATGCCGTAGCATGGTAGCGGTCATGGACAGCGATACAAATGGCAAACTGGGCTTTGAAGAGTTCAAATATCTGTGGAACAACATCAAGAAATGGCAATGCGTCTACAAGCAGTATGATACCAACCAGTCAGGCACTATTGGGAGAGCTCAGCTGCCGGAGGCCTTGCGGGCTGCAGGGTTCCACCTGAACGAAGAGCTCTGCCAGGTAATCGTGCGCAGATATGCCAGCGAGGACGGCAGCATGGATTTTAACAACTTCATTAGCTGCTTGGTGAGGCTGGACAGCATGTTCCGGACCTTCAAGTCCCTGGACCAAAATGGAAGTGGGCAGATCAAAATAACCATTGAAGACTGGCTGCAGCTGACCATGTATTCATGA